The following proteins are co-located in the Pedobacter sp. FW305-3-2-15-E-R2A2 genome:
- a CDS encoding PepSY-associated TM helix domain-containing protein: MTFKKINAFLHLWLGLGSGLIVFIVSITGCIYVFEKEIRSLYEPWQYVKPQQEAFLLPTQLTGLATAKMGGLKPNSIRYGQKDEAVTVSNFNRKKGTSVVVFMNPYTGELIHTEKKNRKSNADFFRFILNGHRALWLPYPIGRPIVGAAVLIFVLLLISGITLWWPKKWIKSIRDKSFKIKWNASFKRKNYDLHNVLGFYTFLFLLLISLTGLVYSYKWYSKSVYWLSSGGRPMKEFKRALSDTTTTGTFKPTDVDRLYSRIVASDQMENILVSLPEKPSDAIGFVVYLKAGTLYKTNRYNFDQLSLKPITDGSPFSGRYEDASAADKLRRMNYDLHIGAILGIPTKILAFLASLISASLPVTGFIIWYNRKFKKKKKTGKAPILTQKKGAGQKTPKIKQAEAMEV; this comes from the coding sequence ATGACTTTTAAAAAGATCAACGCCTTTTTACACTTATGGCTCGGACTTGGTTCGGGCCTGATTGTGTTTATAGTGAGCATTACCGGCTGTATTTATGTATTTGAAAAAGAGATCAGAAGCTTGTACGAGCCCTGGCAATATGTAAAACCCCAGCAGGAGGCCTTCCTGCTTCCTACACAGCTGACCGGTCTGGCTACTGCGAAAATGGGAGGTTTAAAGCCGAATTCCATCCGTTATGGACAAAAAGATGAAGCGGTTACCGTCAGTAATTTTAACCGGAAAAAGGGGACTAGTGTGGTGGTTTTCATGAATCCATACACAGGGGAACTGATTCATACGGAAAAGAAAAACAGGAAAAGCAATGCCGATTTCTTCCGTTTTATTTTAAATGGACATCGTGCATTGTGGTTGCCCTATCCTATCGGAAGGCCTATCGTTGGGGCGGCAGTGTTGATTTTTGTGTTGTTGCTCATTTCCGGAATCACCTTATGGTGGCCAAAGAAATGGATTAAATCTATTCGTGATAAAAGCTTTAAAATTAAGTGGAATGCCAGTTTTAAGCGGAAAAATTACGACCTGCACAATGTGCTCGGTTTTTATACATTTCTCTTTTTACTACTGATTTCGCTAACCGGGCTTGTTTACAGTTATAAATGGTATAGTAAATCCGTCTATTGGTTAAGCTCGGGAGGGCGGCCTATGAAGGAATTTAAAAGAGCGCTTTCGGATACTACCACAACAGGAACTTTTAAACCAACAGATGTAGACCGGCTTTACAGCAGGATTGTCGCCTCAGACCAGATGGAAAATATCCTGGTTTCATTGCCCGAAAAACCATCAGACGCCATCGGCTTTGTGGTTTACCTGAAAGCGGGAACATTGTATAAGACCAACCGTTATAATTTTGATCAGCTGAGCCTTAAGCCCATCACAGACGGTTCTCCTTTTTCAGGAAGATATGAGGACGCGAGTGCTGCAGATAAGCTCAGACGGATGAATTACGACCTGCATATTGGTGCGATATTGGGGATTCCGACAAAGATTCTGGCCTTTCTGGCCAGTTTGATCTCAGCCAGTTTACCGGTCACCGGTTTTATCATTTGGTACAACAGGAAGTTTAAAAAGAAGAAAAAGACGGGAAAAGCACCCATATTGACCCAGAAAAAAGGGGCGGGGCAGAAGACTCCGAAAATAAAACAGGCGGAAGCCATGGAAGTTTAA
- a CDS encoding S1-like domain-containing RNA-binding protein, whose translation MIEIGRYNDLRIINKTEHGLILTEGEKEVLLPYVDVPKNIEIGENINVFVYMHKDGRLMGTTKRPHACVGDFAYLTVVDDGEDGAFMDLGLDKDIYVPQREQKRPMFKGESHVVYVYLDESNDRMVASSRLTNYVEDQDIDLEEGDEVSLLIVDRSDLGYNAIVDNKYIGLLYTNELFDQLNPGEFRKGWIKKIRVEGKIDLSLQPMGYGHILENKDVILDELKENGGVIALGDKSAPDEIYDRFKISKSAFKKVIGGLYKDRLITISDYEIKLFVDNEAD comes from the coding sequence ATGATAGAAATAGGAAGATATAACGATCTCAGAATTATAAATAAAACCGAACACGGCCTCATACTTACCGAAGGCGAAAAAGAAGTGCTTCTCCCTTATGTAGATGTCCCTAAAAACATCGAAATTGGCGAGAATATCAATGTTTTCGTCTACATGCACAAAGATGGCAGGCTGATGGGAACCACCAAAAGACCTCATGCCTGTGTAGGAGATTTTGCCTATCTGACTGTGGTTGATGATGGGGAAGACGGTGCATTTATGGATCTGGGCCTTGATAAAGACATCTATGTTCCTCAGCGTGAGCAGAAACGCCCGATGTTTAAAGGGGAAAGTCATGTGGTTTATGTCTACCTCGACGAAAGTAACGACCGTATGGTGGCTTCTTCCCGTTTAACCAATTATGTGGAGGATCAGGACATTGACCTCGAAGAAGGTGATGAAGTAAGTTTACTGATTGTAGACCGTTCTGACCTGGGATACAATGCCATCGTAGACAATAAATACATTGGCTTATTGTACACCAATGAGCTGTTTGACCAGCTGAATCCGGGAGAATTCAGGAAAGGATGGATCAAAAAGATCCGTGTAGAAGGAAAAATCGATTTGAGCCTTCAGCCAATGGGTTATGGCCATATCCTGGAAAACAAAGATGTCATCCTGGATGAATTAAAAGAAAATGGTGGTGTGATTGCCCTTGGCGATAAAAGCGCACCTGATGAGATCTACGACCGCTTTAAAATCAGCAAAAGTGCCTTTAAAAAGGTAATTGGCGGATTATATAAAGACAGACTGATCACGATCTCTGATTATGAAATCAAACTTTTCGTAGATAACGAAGCCGATTAA
- a CDS encoding ATP-binding cassette domain-containing protein, which yields MISLDLENIEKKYGDHTILSFEKWQLDSGVYWIKGGNGTGKTTLFRIISGQTPFHGELSLNQINLKKQPVAYRTMISYAEAEPQYPSFITGNELLDYHIEVRKADRLAVEDTIEQFGMTAFMNNKIGGYSSGMLKKLSLICAFTGDIQLYILDEPLITIDANSAQVLYRLINQYQAKGSSFLLSSHQELEPGQLALKATFQIKDRKIEAC from the coding sequence GTGATCAGCTTAGATTTAGAGAATATAGAGAAGAAATACGGAGATCATACCATCCTTTCCTTTGAGAAATGGCAGCTGGATTCAGGTGTTTACTGGATTAAAGGGGGAAATGGGACCGGAAAGACCACACTTTTCAGGATCATTTCCGGGCAAACGCCATTCCATGGGGAACTCAGTTTAAATCAGATCAACTTAAAAAAACAGCCCGTCGCTTATCGCACAATGATCAGTTATGCCGAAGCCGAGCCCCAATATCCCTCATTTATTACTGGAAATGAACTGTTAGACTACCATATAGAGGTAAGGAAAGCAGATCGTCTGGCTGTGGAGGATACCATTGAGCAGTTCGGGATGACCGCTTTTATGAACAATAAGATCGGGGGGTATTCCAGTGGGATGCTCAAAAAACTCTCTCTTATTTGTGCTTTTACCGGTGATATTCAGTTGTATATCCTCGATGAACCCTTAATTACCATAGATGCAAATTCCGCTCAGGTCCTTTATCGGTTAATCAATCAATACCAGGCAAAGGGGAGTAGCTTCCTTTTGTCTTCTCACCAGGAGCTGGAACCCGGACAGTTAGCACTTAAAGCGACATTTCAAATTAAGGACAGGAAAATTGAAGCATGTTAA
- the moeB gene encoding molybdopterin-synthase adenylyltransferase MoeB → MNNQELKRYDRQILLEEMGIEGQEKLQKASVLVIGAGGLGCPLLSYLTGAGIGKIGVIDGDVVEESNLHRQVIYQQNDIGKNKAQAAAARLNLLNPGVEIQAYPHQLNAQNAVEIILDYDLVIDGSDNFPTRYLVNDCCVALKKTLVFGSIFQFEGQVSVFNYKGGPDYRLCYPEAPAAEEVPNCGESGVLGPLPGMIGSIMANEALKIICGFGTTLSGKLLILNALNYDMQIFNIQPENPEKDQPGPVKTKTAAYQEIDIRDLEEWKENAEPFLLIDVREAYEFEEHNIGGTHISLYDLKEKIDSIPFQHKLVLCCASGAKSRMAVKIINKKRKEELFIISLLAQNN, encoded by the coding sequence ATGAACAATCAGGAACTTAAACGATACGATCGCCAGATTTTACTGGAAGAAATGGGCATTGAGGGGCAGGAAAAGCTACAAAAGGCCTCGGTACTGGTTATTGGTGCCGGCGGACTGGGCTGCCCGCTCCTATCCTACCTTACCGGAGCTGGAATAGGAAAAATTGGGGTGATTGATGGCGATGTGGTGGAAGAAAGCAACCTGCACAGACAGGTAATTTATCAGCAGAATGACATCGGAAAGAACAAGGCTCAGGCCGCTGCAGCAAGGCTCAACCTGCTCAATCCAGGGGTAGAAATACAGGCCTACCCCCATCAGCTGAACGCTCAAAATGCAGTAGAAATCATTTTGGATTACGACCTCGTGATCGATGGATCTGATAATTTCCCCACGCGTTACCTGGTCAATGACTGCTGCGTAGCACTGAAAAAAACACTGGTATTTGGTTCGATATTCCAGTTTGAAGGACAGGTTTCTGTGTTTAATTACAAAGGAGGTCCGGACTACCGGCTTTGTTACCCGGAAGCTCCGGCAGCAGAAGAGGTGCCAAATTGTGGTGAGAGTGGTGTTCTTGGCCCCCTGCCGGGCATGATCGGGAGCATCATGGCCAATGAGGCCCTAAAAATTATTTGTGGGTTTGGAACAACGCTCTCCGGAAAACTACTTATATTGAATGCTTTAAATTATGACATGCAGATTTTTAACATTCAACCTGAAAATCCAGAGAAAGACCAGCCAGGCCCGGTAAAAACCAAGACAGCAGCCTATCAGGAAATCGACATCAGGGACCTGGAGGAATGGAAAGAAAATGCAGAACCTTTCCTGTTGATCGATGTGCGGGAAGCCTACGAATTCGAAGAACACAACATCGGAGGAACCCACATTTCCCTTTACGATCTGAAAGAAAAAATAGACAGCATCCCCTTCCAACACAAGCTTGTTTTATGCTGCGCCTCAGGAGCAAAAAGCAGAATGGCGGTCAAAATCATCAATAAAAAAAGAAAAGAAGAATTATTTATAATCAGCCTGTTAGCACAAAATAACTAA
- the thiH gene encoding 2-iminoacetate synthase ThiH: protein MSFNEIFETYSWEETSRSIYAKTSADVEQALTATKRTLEDFKALISPAAAPYLERMAQLSQQLTLKRFGNTIQMYVPLYLSNECNNICTYCGFSYDNKVKRKTLTSMEIMEEVAVIKEMGYDHVLLVTGEANQSVHTDYFKKVLELIRPHFAHISMEVQPLDLSDYQELTPYGLNTVLVYQETYHEEDYKKHHPKGKKSNFQYRLDTPDRLGQAGIHKMGLGVLIGLEDWRTDSFFTALHLNYLEKKYWQSKYSISFPRLRPFSGGLEPKVVMNDRELVQLICAYRLFNEEIELSISTRESIAFRNNIIKLGITSISAGSKTNPGGYAVAPQSLEQFEISDERTAPEIAEMIHQQGYEAVWKDWDMNLTR, encoded by the coding sequence ATGAGTTTTAACGAAATTTTTGAAACCTATAGCTGGGAAGAGACCAGCAGGAGCATTTACGCGAAAACAAGCGCAGATGTAGAACAGGCATTAACTGCGACAAAAAGAACTTTGGAGGACTTTAAAGCACTGATCTCCCCTGCGGCGGCTCCTTATCTGGAAAGAATGGCGCAACTGAGCCAACAGCTTACTTTAAAGCGGTTTGGGAACACGATTCAGATGTATGTGCCTTTGTATCTCTCCAATGAGTGCAACAACATCTGCACGTATTGCGGCTTCAGCTACGACAACAAGGTGAAACGCAAGACCTTAACTTCGATGGAGATCATGGAAGAAGTTGCCGTAATTAAAGAAATGGGTTACGACCATGTGCTTCTGGTGACTGGGGAAGCCAATCAAAGCGTCCATACCGATTATTTCAAAAAGGTGCTGGAGCTGATCAGACCACATTTCGCACACATTTCGATGGAGGTACAGCCTCTTGACCTTTCCGATTACCAGGAACTGACCCCTTATGGCCTGAACACGGTATTGGTTTATCAGGAAACCTATCATGAGGAAGATTATAAGAAACATCACCCAAAGGGTAAAAAATCAAACTTTCAATACCGGCTGGATACGCCAGACCGCCTGGGGCAGGCCGGAATCCACAAAATGGGCCTGGGCGTACTGATCGGCCTGGAAGACTGGCGGACAGATTCCTTTTTCACCGCCCTGCACCTGAACTACCTGGAAAAGAAATACTGGCAAAGCAAGTATAGCATCTCCTTTCCCAGACTCCGTCCATTTAGCGGCGGACTGGAACCTAAAGTCGTCATGAACGACCGGGAGCTGGTGCAGCTCATCTGCGCCTACCGTCTCTTTAACGAAGAAATAGAATTGTCGATCTCGACGAGGGAATCCATCGCCTTCCGGAATAACATCATCAAACTGGGCATTACTTCCATCAGTGCAGGCTCAAAAACCAATCCCGGAGGTTATGCTGTAGCGCCGCAATCCCTGGAACAGTTTGAAATTTCGGACGAAAGAACAGCTCCGGAAATCGCAGAAATGATTCATCAACAGGGATATGAAGCAGTATGGAAGGACTGGGACATGAACTTAACCAGGTAA
- a CDS encoding thiazole synthase yields MLKIADKTFNSRLFTGTGKFSSPEAMEAALLASGSELVTVALKRVDLNDAADDLLKHLRHPQLNLLPNTSGVRNAKEAVFAAQMAREALETNWIKLEIHPDPKYLMPDPIETLKATEELAKLGFIILPYIHADPVLCKRLEDAGTAAVMPLGSPIGSNKGLKTIDFLEIIISQSNVPVIIDAGIGSPSDAAKAMEIGADAVLVNTAIAVSGNPTKMAEAFKIAVQAGRMAYEARLGAIYSHAVASSPLTSFLDDEF; encoded by the coding sequence ATGTTAAAAATAGCAGACAAAACATTCAACTCCCGCCTGTTTACGGGCACCGGAAAGTTCAGTTCTCCGGAAGCCATGGAGGCCGCATTACTCGCCTCCGGCTCGGAATTGGTTACGGTTGCCTTAAAACGGGTAGACCTGAACGATGCGGCAGATGACCTTTTAAAGCACCTCAGACACCCACAGCTGAACCTTTTACCCAACACCTCCGGCGTCAGAAATGCCAAAGAAGCGGTCTTTGCTGCACAAATGGCCAGAGAAGCACTGGAAACCAACTGGATCAAACTGGAAATCCATCCGGACCCGAAATACCTGATGCCAGACCCCATCGAAACGCTCAAAGCAACAGAAGAACTGGCAAAGCTAGGCTTCATTATCCTGCCTTATATCCATGCAGACCCTGTTTTATGTAAACGGCTGGAAGATGCGGGAACGGCTGCTGTGATGCCACTGGGTTCCCCGATAGGCAGTAACAAAGGCTTAAAAACCATAGACTTCCTGGAAATCATCATCAGCCAGAGCAATGTTCCGGTCATCATTGACGCCGGAATCGGCTCCCCTTCTGATGCCGCCAAAGCCATGGAAATCGGTGCAGATGCAGTATTAGTGAACACCGCTATTGCCGTATCCGGAAATCCGACAAAAATGGCAGAGGCCTTTAAAATCGCTGTTCAGGCAGGCAGAATGGCTTATGAGGCGAGATTAGGTGCTATTTATTCACATGCTGTAGCCAGCAGCCCTTTAACTTCATTCCTTGACGATGAGTTTTAA
- a CDS encoding thiamine phosphate synthase: MIDRLHYISQSSAELSHLEAIEQVLNAGGKWIQLRVKDQSEIEVLNLAKAANELCKKFAAHLIINDFPEVSKAVFAHGLHLGLNDMSIIKARLITGNKITIGGTANTFADIQKRVAEGADYIGLGPYRFTGTKKNLSPVLGLEGYAEIMKQVKKSGINIPIIAIGGITPEDLPALLKTGLYGVAVSGALTGKPDARERIKNMYTELEKHPVPHSLNP; this comes from the coding sequence ATGATAGACAGACTACATTACATCTCCCAATCCAGTGCAGAACTCAGCCATTTGGAGGCCATAGAACAGGTCCTGAATGCCGGCGGAAAATGGATTCAGCTCCGGGTAAAAGACCAGTCAGAAATAGAAGTTTTAAACCTGGCTAAAGCTGCAAACGAGCTCTGCAAAAAATTTGCAGCCCACTTAATTATCAACGATTTTCCGGAGGTTTCCAAGGCCGTTTTTGCCCATGGATTACATTTAGGATTAAATGATATGAGCATCATAAAGGCCAGATTAATAACAGGTAATAAAATTACAATAGGTGGAACTGCAAACACTTTTGCAGACATCCAAAAAAGAGTTGCAGAAGGGGCCGATTATATCGGTTTAGGCCCCTACCGCTTCACGGGTACGAAGAAAAATTTAAGCCCGGTTCTCGGACTGGAAGGCTATGCAGAAATCATGAAACAAGTCAAAAAGTCAGGCATTAATATACCGATAATTGCCATTGGCGGAATCACTCCGGAAGACCTTCCGGCACTCCTGAAAACAGGGCTCTACGGGGTCGCTGTCTCGGGCGCATTAACCGGAAAACCCGATGCCCGGGAACGGATAAAAAACATGTATACTGAGCTCGAAAAACACCCGGTTCCACACTCCCTAAACCCTTAA
- a CDS encoding hydroxymethylpyrimidine/phosphomethylpyrimidine kinase yields the protein MSDHRPYVISIAGFDPSAGAGVLSDLKCFEAHRVYGFGICSALTIQTDSDFLKNDWLSATQIIDQLHPLLKKFEVPVAKIGLIQDLGTLEEVCIHLKQLNPEIKIVVDPILKASAGYKFHEWNTEAEKLKSVLKRLYLITPNFQEMKSLGEGREVHSLSEEWSEHVAVLLKGGHNPDAPGWDFLYTGKQRLELKPEQTEVFQKHGSGCVLSAAITARLALGNSLAEACLQAKQYTYTFLHSNTSLLGYHSS from the coding sequence ATGTCAGACCACAGACCCTATGTAATCAGCATCGCCGGCTTTGACCCCAGCGCCGGAGCAGGAGTCCTCTCCGATCTGAAGTGCTTCGAAGCACATCGGGTTTACGGCTTTGGGATTTGCTCCGCCCTGACGATTCAGACGGATTCAGATTTTTTAAAAAATGACTGGCTCAGTGCCACGCAGATCATCGACCAGCTCCATCCATTGTTAAAAAAGTTCGAGGTTCCGGTGGCCAAAATCGGATTGATTCAGGACCTCGGCACCCTGGAAGAAGTCTGCATTCATTTGAAGCAGCTCAATCCGGAGATTAAAATTGTCGTAGACCCGATTTTAAAGGCCAGTGCCGGATATAAATTCCATGAATGGAATACGGAGGCCGAAAAATTAAAAAGTGTCTTAAAACGGCTCTATTTGATTACTCCTAATTTTCAGGAAATGAAAAGTCTTGGAGAAGGCCGGGAGGTACATTCACTAAGCGAAGAGTGGTCGGAGCATGTTGCCGTACTGCTGAAGGGCGGCCACAATCCGGATGCACCGGGCTGGGATTTTCTCTATACCGGGAAACAACGTCTGGAGCTGAAGCCGGAACAGACAGAGGTCTTTCAGAAACATGGTTCCGGATGCGTACTCTCCGCCGCCATCACCGCCCGCCTTGCCCTGGGAAATTCCCTCGCCGAAGCCTGCCTTCAGGCCAAGCAATACACCTATACTTTTCTTCACAGTAACACCAGCCTTTTGGGCTACCATTCCTCATGA
- a CDS encoding thiamine phosphate synthase: protein MELIVISKPSFFEGEAALINQLFESGMERFHLRKEGAEKHEYEELLGNIHPEYLERVALHQFHELAADFGIQRLHFPEAQRKSGQHLLLRSSEAQNLSTSIHQTNQLADLENFKYTFYGPVFQSISKKDYPSVVPDGFRLRNPEGPKVIALGGITPEKIDLVRQMGFDGAAILGLLWTVPELAVNHFKKSLEKCQTTDPM from the coding sequence TTGGAACTGATCGTCATTTCTAAACCAAGCTTTTTTGAAGGGGAAGCAGCACTCATCAACCAACTTTTTGAGTCGGGGATGGAGCGCTTTCACCTGCGGAAAGAGGGGGCAGAAAAACACGAATATGAAGAACTGCTGGGCAACATCCATCCGGAATATCTGGAGCGTGTTGCCTTGCACCAGTTCCATGAACTTGCCGCTGATTTCGGAATTCAAAGACTCCATTTTCCGGAGGCACAAAGGAAGAGCGGGCAACACCTGCTTCTTCGCAGTTCTGAGGCACAAAACTTAAGTACTTCTATACATCAAACAAATCAATTGGCTGATTTAGAAAATTTTAAATATACTTTTTACGGACCAGTATTCCAGAGCATCTCCAAAAAAGATTACCCTTCTGTGGTTCCGGATGGATTTAGACTAAGGAATCCAGAGGGGCCTAAAGTCATCGCCCTTGGCGGGATCACACCTGAAAAAATTGACCTGGTCAGACAGATGGGTTTTGACGGCGCCGCCATTTTGGGGCTGCTTTGGACCGTACCGGAACTGGCCGTAAATCATTTCAAAAAAAGCTTAGAAAAATGTCAGACCACAGACCCTATGTAA
- the thiC gene encoding phosphomethylpyrimidine synthase ThiC, whose protein sequence is MKHEKTPDEQVISRTPFPASKKIFVKGQLHDIQVAMREITLSDTKIHNGFGATEPNPPVTIYDTSGPYTDPNADIDVKRGLPKLRASWITDRKDVEQLDHISSDYGQERLADPKLNELRFAYINKPYKATPGSNVSQMHYAKKGIITAEMEYIAIRENQRIDLLNEQLGAQYGVMAHQHQGHSFGANTPKGYITPEFVRAEVASGRAVIPCNINHPELEPMIIGRNFLVKINANIGNSAVTSSIEEEVEKAVWACRWGADTIMDLSTGKNIHETREWIIRNSPVPIGTVPIYQALEKVNGKAEDLTWELFRDTLIEQAEQGVDYFTIHAGVRLRYIPMTAKRVTGIVSRGGSIMAKWCLAHHKESFLYTHFEEICEIMKAYDVAFSLGDGLRPGCIADANDEAQFAELETLGELTKIAWKHDIQTIIEGPGHVPMHLIKENMEKQLEHCSEAPFYTLGPLTTDIAPGYDHITSAIGAAMIGWFGTAMLCYVTPKEHLGLPNKKDVKDGVITYKIAAHAADLAKGHPGAQYRDNALSKARFEFRWEDQFNLSLDPDTAKEFHDETLPADGAKIAHFCSMCGPNFCSMKITQDVRDYAAKQGVDEADALSKGMAEKSKEFTEKGSEIYL, encoded by the coding sequence ATGAAACACGAAAAGACACCAGACGAACAAGTCATCAGCCGAACTCCTTTTCCGGCATCCAAAAAGATTTTTGTTAAAGGCCAGCTCCATGATATCCAGGTGGCAATGCGTGAAATTACGTTGAGTGATACCAAAATCCACAACGGATTTGGTGCTACAGAACCCAATCCACCGGTAACGATTTACGATACAAGCGGTCCTTACACAGACCCGAATGCAGATATCGACGTCAAACGCGGCTTACCAAAACTACGGGCAAGCTGGATCACCGACCGGAAAGATGTGGAACAACTGGATCACATTTCTTCAGATTATGGTCAGGAGCGCCTGGCAGACCCAAAACTGAACGAACTCCGCTTCGCCTACATCAACAAACCTTACAAGGCGACTCCCGGCAGCAATGTTTCTCAGATGCATTATGCCAAAAAGGGAATCATTACCGCCGAAATGGAATACATCGCCATCAGGGAAAATCAAAGGATCGATCTTTTGAATGAACAACTGGGCGCACAATACGGCGTAATGGCACATCAACATCAGGGACATAGCTTTGGCGCAAATACGCCAAAAGGATACATCACTCCGGAATTTGTCAGAGCGGAAGTGGCATCCGGAAGAGCAGTCATCCCTTGCAACATCAACCACCCGGAACTGGAACCCATGATCATCGGCCGGAACTTCCTGGTAAAGATCAATGCCAACATCGGAAATTCAGCAGTCACCTCTTCGATCGAAGAAGAAGTAGAAAAAGCGGTATGGGCCTGCAGGTGGGGCGCAGATACGATCATGGATCTATCTACGGGTAAGAATATCCATGAGACCAGAGAATGGATCATCCGCAACTCCCCTGTTCCGATTGGAACGGTTCCGATTTACCAGGCTTTGGAAAAAGTAAACGGCAAGGCCGAAGATCTAACCTGGGAATTGTTCAGGGATACCCTGATCGAGCAGGCAGAACAAGGGGTGGATTATTTTACCATCCATGCCGGTGTACGCCTTCGCTATATCCCTATGACCGCAAAAAGGGTGACAGGCATTGTATCCCGGGGCGGATCTATCATGGCAAAATGGTGTCTTGCACATCATAAAGAAAGTTTCCTGTACACTCATTTTGAAGAAATCTGCGAAATCATGAAAGCTTATGATGTTGCTTTCTCACTGGGCGACGGCTTAAGACCGGGTTGCATCGCAGATGCAAACGACGAAGCGCAATTCGCAGAACTGGAAACCCTGGGTGAACTGACCAAGATCGCCTGGAAACACGACATCCAAACCATCATCGAAGGTCCGGGACATGTACCGATGCACCTGATCAAGGAAAATATGGAGAAACAACTGGAACATTGTTCTGAAGCCCCATTTTATACCTTAGGTCCGCTAACGACTGATATCGCCCCTGGCTATGACCACATCACTTCTGCAATTGGCGCTGCGATGATCGGATGGTTCGGAACCGCGATGTTGTGCTATGTAACACCTAAAGAACACCTCGGACTGCCCAACAAGAAAGATGTGAAGGATGGCGTGATCACCTACAAGATCGCGGCACATGCTGCTGATCTTGCCAAAGGACATCCAGGCGCGCAGTACCGCGACAATGCATTGAGCAAGGCGAGGTTTGAGTTCCGATGGGAAGATCAGTTTAACCTTTCCCTGGATCCGGATACGGCAAAAGAGTTTCACGATGAAACCCTTCCTGCAGATGGTGCCAAGATCGCACACTTCTGCTCGATGTGCGGGCCGAACTTCTGCTCGATGAAAATCACACAGGATGTGAGGGACTATGCGGCCAAACAAGGAGTAGACGAAGCGGATGCTTTGAGCAAAGGCATGGCCGAGAAATCTAAAGAGTTCACAGAGAAGGGCAGCGAAATTTATTTGTAA
- the thiS gene encoding sulfur carrier protein ThiS: protein MEITVNQKNYQLNDTCSLEQMLTEVLKIPVQGIAVAINQNIIPKTDWPKRELQAGDRITVIKATQGG from the coding sequence ATGGAAATAACTGTAAATCAAAAAAACTACCAGCTTAACGACACTTGTTCCCTGGAACAAATGCTAACAGAGGTCCTCAAAATTCCTGTTCAGGGAATTGCTGTGGCCATCAACCAAAACATTATTCCTAAAACCGACTGGCCCAAACGGGAACTTCAGGCCGGCGACCGCATCACGGTCATCAAAGCCACCCAGGGCGGCTAG